DNA sequence from the Streptomyces sp. NBC_01497 genome:
CGAGGACAGTTTCCTGTTCTCCGACTCGGTGCGCGCCAACATCGCCTACGGCCGCTCCGAGGCCACCCAGGAGGAGGTGGAGCGCGCCGCACGGCTGGCGCAGGCGGACCGCTTCATCGCCGCCCTGCCCGAGGGCTACGACACGAGGGTCGGTGAGCAGGGCCTCACGCTCTCCGGCGGACAGCGACAGCGCATCGCCCTCGCACGGGCGATCCTCACCGATCCGCGTCTCCTCGTCCTGGACGACGCGACGTCCGCCGTGGACGCGCGTGTCGAGCACGAGATCCACGAGGCGCTGCGCGGCGTGATGGCGGGCCGTACGACGCTCCTGATCGCTCACCGCCGCTCCACACTCGGGCTCGCGGACCGGATCGCCGTGCTCGACGGCGGGCGGCTCGCCGACATCGGCACCCACGACGAACTCCAGCGCCGCTCCGCCCTCTACCGGCGGCTGCTCACCGACCCCGACGAACTGGGCGAGGCCCCCGTGGAGCCGGCCGTCGAGCGGGCGCGCGAGATCGCGGCGGCCGAGGAGGACGCCGAGACCCGCGCGGCGTCCGAACGCCTTGCTGTACGCGAGGAGGTCGCCCGGGAGGGCATCGACACGGAGTTCGACGCCGACTTCGACGCGGAGCGCGGCATCACGCCCACGCTGTGGGCGCGCGACGAGGTCGTCGAGGAGGACGCGGCGTCCGGCGCCACCCCCGAACTGCTGGCGCAGGTGGCCGCGCTGCCGCCCGCCACGGACGAGCCCGAGGTGGACGAGGCGAGCGCCGTCCGGGCCGAGAGCTCGTACGGTCTTCGCAGGCTGTTGCGCGGCTTCGGCAGCGCCCTGACGGTGAGCCTGCTGTTCGTGGCCGCGGACGCGGGGATGGGCCTGCTGCTGCCGGTCCTGGTCCGGCACGGCATCGACCAGGGCGTCGACAAGGTCGCGATCGGCGCGGTGTGGTCGGCGGCCGGTCTCGGTCTGCTTGTCGCGTTCGCGCAGTGGGCGGCGCAGATCGGCGAGACCCGGATGACCGGCAGAACCGGTGAGCGGGTGCTGTACGCGCTGCGGCTCAAGATCTTCTCCCAGCTCCAGCGGCTCGGCCTCGACTACTACGAGCGCGAGCTGACGGGCCGCATCATGACCCGCATGACGACGGACGTCGACGCCCTGTCGTCGTTCCTCCAGACGGGTCTGGTGACCGCTCTCGTCTCCGCGATCACCTTCTTCGGCATCCTCGCGGTCCTGCTGGTCATCGACGTCCAGCTCGCGCTCGTGGTCTTCGCGACGTTGCCGGTGCTCGTCGTCGGCACGTTCTTCTTCCGGCGCAAGAGCGTGCGGGCGTACACGCTCGCGCGGGAGCGGATCGGCGTCGTCAACGCGGACCTGCAGGAGACCGTCTCCGGTCTGCGGATCGTGCAGGCCTTCCGGCGGGAGAAGGACGGCGGCGAGCGGTTCGCCGGCCGCAGCATGCACTACCTGCACGCCCGTACCCGCGGCCAGTGGCTGATCTCGGTGTACTTCCCGTTCGTGCAGTTCCTGTCGTCGGTAGCGGCGGCGGCGGTGCTGATCGTCGGTGCGGACCGGGTCCAGAGCGGCACGCTCACCACGGGCGCGCTCGTCGCGTACCTGCTCTACATCGACCTGTTCTTCGCCCCGGTCCAGCAGCTCTCGCAGGTCTTCGACGGATACCAGCAGGCGACGGTGTCGCTGACGCGCATCCAGGAACTGCTGCGCGAGCCCACATCGACCGTCGAGGCGAAGGACCCGCGGCCGGTCGGGGCGCTGCGCGGCGAGATCGCCTTCGAGGACGTCGACTTCCACTACGCGGCGGACAGCGCCGGCGGTGAGGAGCAGGAGGGCGGCGAGGTCCAGCGGGCCGCCCGGAACGCGCCGGTCGGCGCGGCCCGGGGCACGGGCCGCAAGGAGGCCGCGCTGCGCTCGGTGGATCTGCGTATCCCGGCGGGACAGACGGTCGCCTTCGTCGGTGAGACCGGCGCGGGCAAGTCGACGCTCGTCAAGCTCGTCGCGCGGTACTACGACCCGACCGGCGGGCGCGTCACGGTGGACGGCGCCGACCTGCGGGGCCTCGACCTCGCCGGTTACCGCCACCGGATCGGTGTCGTACCGCAGGAGGCGTACCTCTTCCCCGGCACGCTCCGGGACGCGATCTCCTACGGGCGCCCCGGCGCGAGCGACGCCGAGGTGGAGGCCGCGGCCCGTGCGGTCGGCGCGCACGACATGATCGCCACGCTCGACGGCGGCTACCTGCACCAGGTGGCCGAGCGCGGCAGGAACCTGTCGGCGGGCCAGCGCCAGCTGATCGCGCTCGCCCGGGCGGAACTCGTCGACCCGGACATCCTGCTGCTCGACGAGGCGACCGCGGCGCTCG
Encoded proteins:
- a CDS encoding ABC transporter ATP-binding protein; its protein translation is MGGTADRGGSRGPAGPRWRGRGAGRHTGGASPVAAGTESWARRLTAYAWRYRRKVVLSLASSLVGMGVMAFVPLITKVVIDDVIGSHSGSLYTWTGLLIASAVVVYLSTFVRRYYGGRVALDVQHDLRTDMYRSLTRLDGRRQDTLSTGQVIGRATSDLQLIQGLLFMLPMTIGNLLLFVVSLVIMAVLSPPLTLIALAVAPAVYVIARRSRSKLHPATWYAQTKAADVAGVVDGAVTGVRVVKGFGQEDQETDKLRQVGRKLFAGRLRTVKLNAKFTPALQAVPSLGQVAMLALGGWLATKGDITLGTFVAFSTYLAQLVGPVRSLAVVLTVGQQARAGVERVLELIDTEPTMTEGTKELPADAEASVEFDDVSFAYQEGRPVLDGFSLRVEPGETVAVVGSSGSGKSTASLLLPRFYDVTHGAVLVGGHDVRELTYDSLRAAIGLVPEDSFLFSDSVRANIAYGRSEATQEEVERAARLAQADRFIAALPEGYDTRVGEQGLTLSGGQRQRIALARAILTDPRLLVLDDATSAVDARVEHEIHEALRGVMAGRTTLLIAHRRSTLGLADRIAVLDGGRLADIGTHDELQRRSALYRRLLTDPDELGEAPVEPAVERAREIAAAEEDAETRAASERLAVREEVAREGIDTEFDADFDAERGITPTLWARDEVVEEDAASGATPELLAQVAALPPATDEPEVDEASAVRAESSYGLRRLLRGFGSALTVSLLFVAADAGMGLLLPVLVRHGIDQGVDKVAIGAVWSAAGLGLLVAFAQWAAQIGETRMTGRTGERVLYALRLKIFSQLQRLGLDYYERELTGRIMTRMTTDVDALSSFLQTGLVTALVSAITFFGILAVLLVIDVQLALVVFATLPVLVVGTFFFRRKSVRAYTLARERIGVVNADLQETVSGLRIVQAFRREKDGGERFAGRSMHYLHARTRGQWLISVYFPFVQFLSSVAAAAVLIVGADRVQSGTLTTGALVAYLLYIDLFFAPVQQLSQVFDGYQQATVSLTRIQELLREPTSTVEAKDPRPVGALRGEIAFEDVDFHYAADSAGGEEQEGGEVQRAARNAPVGAARGTGRKEAALRSVDLRIPAGQTVAFVGETGAGKSTLVKLVARYYDPTGGRVTVDGADLRGLDLAGYRHRIGVVPQEAYLFPGTLRDAISYGRPGASDAEVEAAARAVGAHDMIATLDGGYLHQVAERGRNLSAGQRQLIALARAELVDPDILLLDEATAALDLASEAAVNQATERLTGRRTTLVVAHRLTTAARADRVIVMDHGRVAEDGTHEELLALGGRYARLWRSFVGEEEPAVA